The DNA window GACTCCACATGGAGGCAGCCCAATGACAGCTGTGAAATAACTATTTTATTTTGTGTGATGAAAAGGCTCTCAAATATTAATGTGGAGCCTGTTTCCCTTGTAGCAAATGAGATGTACATATTAATGTACTGTAGAGCCTCAACAGAGAAAATAGATGTGCAGTGCACAAAAGCTGGTGTTTCAATGTCACCCAGAATGCTTCACTCTTTCTGGCAGATAGTTTATCAGTGATTAACGATAATAATGATAAATTGATGTTCAATAAATGACACAATATATTTCTACTGGCTAGTCCAACTGATCTGTATTCATAGTGCTtcacatggtggggggggggggggggggggttgtgtgcaAAACAAGTATGAAAGTGTATACACCCACTACTGTATTTCACTCTGCatgagagcatctgctaaattaataCAATTTAAACAAATGTAAATCTGCCCGATAGTTTATCATTGATTAACATAATAAAAAGATGTTCAGTAATTGGCACACAATATTGACTTGGTTCCTTATTTCTACTGGCTAGTCCAACTGACCTGTCTGGTCCACGGGTTTGACTTCCTACAGAACATCTCTCTGAACTGACCCACAATGGCTCTGGATTGGACACGGTTAATGTGCAGCTGTTGCGTTCACCCATCAACCCACTTACCCAGCCATTAACCCCCAGCCTACCCTAAATCATTTGAAACACTCCCCTTTGAGAAAGTATAGGGAAGACTTTGATTCTACCCTATGATGACATCAGTGTCTGTTCTGCCTGTGTGGGAAGTAGGATCCAAGGATGTGAAAACCCCTGGTAGTCTTATGGGGCTTTGGGAAGACGCAGAGATTCCTGCGCTGTATAAATAAACCCAGAATATGAGAGATCACGTTCCTGAACATGCCATGTTACCGGGGTCGGGATATAGAGGAAGATGCTTCTTTATGGACTGACTAGGGATGGGAACTAGCTCCTTGTCTCCACACTGCTGTGCCTTCATAGCCTAGCCCCACCCTCCATGGGATGTAACCTTACTTCTGACCTCTCTGGTTGGTTTGAAGTCCTGGGCCTAGCTTGCATATTAAGAGGGAGGCTTTCTTTCTACACTCCCTCTTACCACTTGTTCTTTACAGAGGGCTGCCCGAGTTCTGAGTGATGTTAGCATGTGTCATAGTgagttgttttgttgtgtttctgTATGGGTTCCCTTCAATGGTTATTATTGTAGCTTGTCTTTTAGCAAGCAAATCAGCTTTAAAACCATATCTCTGTTTCTTTTCTCTTTAGTGAGTTAGTTGTTTTGCATCCTCTCTTGTTTTGTTGCTTCTATTTGGTGTTAAAAATTATATTTCATATTCAATAGGCTATTaatcctatatttttatttattcgtTTATTGTGTAATTGTCCATAACCTGTCATGGGATATTTACTATTAAAAGCCCTCTGAAGGAGGAGTCCATGACCTGGCAAatgtctctctcccaccactcAGAGAAAGAGTGTTGAGCCTCTTCACTAAGCCAGCAATAATAAGTATCCAATGAAAGTACTTCTATGGATGGAGTGCTTTTCTGCCTGGTTTCTACAGCTATATCTTATCTAAAATAAAAGTGAAAGTGTGTTTCATAATGGTCGCACGACCTGCTGAGTGACTTCTAGAAAAGAGGATATgttatggctcagttggtagagaatggcGCTTGCAACACCGGGGTTGTGGGTTTGACTCCCACGGGCGGACCAGTACGAAAAAGTATCcaaagtcgctttggataagaacgtctgctaaattactaaaatgatGTGGCACTGTGTCCGGATGTATTATCTATGATGGATTGGAATAGAGTAACAATTGACTCCACGTTCTAATCCAGCAAAACATAGTCCCACGGTATGCCAAGGTTTTTAATATGTAGCCTACTTCCTAACACTAACGTATACCGATGACCAAATAATAGAGCTATGCATGTTTCCAGAGCAGGGAGTGGTGCTACAATAGGGAAATACAAGGATCTGGCCAACAGAGATGTAGCGTCAGAATGGGTGTGCCCACCATTAACACCCTGCCAATAGGGAAGAcggacagaaagacacacagtaTTGTGCTCTCTCTGACACAGGAAGACATGTTGATTTGATTCTGTTAGATAAACACAGGTGTTGGGCTGGAACAAACCCAGAACAACCCTTATAATAACGTAAATATGGACTCAATGACCTAGTTCAGTTGGTAACAAGCAACGCCAGAAGAAAGCCTGGCATATTTGTATTTTGTGTTAACTGTGCCTTTTTTAAATCAGAGCAGAGGGTCATTTGTTTTGTAATGTTCCATCAGTAGAGCAGGAGagtgacagtagagtggtactTCCTGAATGGCCACATTCCATTTGATCACATTGGCCAAGTCAACACACCAgccagtagggagagagagagacccctccctttctctgttgTTGTTCGTGGTCATGGAGTTTGTTTCTTTACACAGCAACACACAGCATGGAAAAGTAGGGAGGGACTTGAAGGAAATAATACACACCATTTTGGGGGACATTTGTGAAATGTGTTTAAAACGTTAACAGGTAGGAGCATCTCTTGTTGCTATGTTTCGCTGTGAGATTATGTTGTCAGTACAATTCACAGTAGGTTATCGACAATACTTTCAGCGGGGATTGCTCTGTATTCCAACTGACAGCTCAGTAACTTGTAAATTAAGCGCATGTTGAATATTGAAAATCCACTAGATATTGAATCCTATTCGTTGTTCCATTGCACTTGCCTTTGACCAGTGTGTGTATGGCATTGTATCTACCGGTATGTAAATGTCAAACGATTTCCTCTTGGAAAacctctctccattctgtctttGTCACTGTTTTACCTGCCTCAGTTACAATCTCTCACAGACCAAAGTGCAAAGAAATGTGTGAAAATGTCTCTGAGGATTTGATTCACTAACAAACTGTTACTTCCTTTTACCTTTTTTGTTTCATAGTGAGGTAAAAatgttacatttacattgtagtcatttagcagacactcctttccagagcgatttacagttagtgcattcatcttaagatagctaggtgggacaaccacatagcACATTTTTCCTCAAAGTAGCTTTCAGTAGAGTCCGTAACATAAGTTTGAGGCAGTAGCATATGGCAGATAGCAAGTGTGACATTGTAACAGTATTATACTGGTTGTAAGAGAATGAGGCGATGGCGTCAGGTCTTTAGCAGGATGCTAACAAAAATGAGCATCAAAATATTAAGATGGCTTAATGCATGATTTTTAACACAAAGGGATCCTAATATCCTCATATGACCTACTTTTCTGATTTATTTTAGTTCTTATGGCGCCAAGGCCTCATACACtcatatactgtagtatagtcAAATTAATGTAAATGTTTGCTTAGCTGCTGTGCTCTGTGGACCACTAGCCAGTCCACCTCCTCAGAGAGCTCCAGTCGTGGCACTCAGTCAGATCAACATCTATTGTTTGAGTCTGAACCTGGTCACTGGTTGAAAGTGAAGGACATAAATAATACAGGTAATTCAAGTGTATTGTATGATTTTGAACCTGTGGTCACTGATGGAGCCGACAGACATGGCatctctgcttctagctccttaGCAAttttgcagtatttagtttttttgttattgttagatattactgtgcTGTTGGAGcttggaacacaagcatttcactacacccacaataacatctgatttTCTTTTGAGATTATAGCTATATAGATCATAGAGATAATGTCTGGCTTGATGAAATAAAGATGAGAGCATTAACAAAACAATTATTTGTgtttagattttattttttatttttttaaatgcttttgcTATTTGCATGTCAATGTCATTCTTTGTAACTGGTTGATCAAGAACAGACTAGAATGTTGATCCAGCTGAATGTAGTTGTTCAAGTTTTTGGACGGCAAGAAGGTATGCAAAGCCCATAGTTATCTTGTTCACTTGCCCTGTGTCGTTGTACCTGCAGCTTGCTTTGTTTGTGTACAAAATGAGTGTATTTTCTTAGTTAGAAATTGATCTTTCAAATGTGACCGTTAAAAAGAAAACACTGGTTACTTTTCTTTTCAGATCGAACAGAGAGAAATAAGTCTGAGGCTCTTCATTCCAGGTAAGTTATCCATATCATTTGAATTACATATTGGGCCTTTTCAATGTGTCTGTCTTGCTCAATACAGAAAAGGAAACGTGTTAATACTGTGATAATGTTGCACGGTCCAGTATAAACACTGGGCTGTTCCAGCTCTACCTAGCCACCTCTGTTGCTCCATGGCTCTGTCAGGACTGCAGTGGACAGAACACTGTCTCTTTAACATGCAGCTCTGCTGAGGGAGAGTTGTGAATGGAGCAGGGTAGCAAACAATGCGCTGATCCATCCTCTTTGACAGACGGTCGGACACTGTGTCCACTGTGTCCGAAGGTCAGAGCTTTTTGAATGGGGGACCAAGCCACACTGATTCAGTTGTTGACGCCCCCAGAGCCAAGTTGGTTACCGTCCAGGgttagggtcaattccatttcagttCAGTAAAATGACTCCAACCCTGTAACCTTTCTTTCACAACATGGTATACCCTACCTAGATAACTCATTAAAACTCAGCACCTTTTCAACGTCTTCCAATCCAGGGTATTGACACAgaaggaggctggtgggatgagctataggaggaagggctcattgtatctgctggaatggaataaatagaACAGAGTGAAACAGTTTCCAGATGTTTGATACGtcaatttattccattccagccattacaatgagtccgtcctcctatagctcctcccaccagcctcctgttAAAGTACAGCAAACGTCAACATGTTCCAATACaaacctttttttgttgttgattgttGATCAACTATTGGACGTTTAACCTCTCTATTGTTCTATTTGTTTATGGTCTTAGCTAATCGTCCTAATTATCCACGTAGTGCGGGGGGCGTGTTGCTGTCTTCCTCTCCAGATGGTTTATATCACATCTCCAGTTCAGTTAATGAGCAGGATGTGTTGAAGGTGCTGGGCCTATGGGGGTCTGGTCTGGATCCTGTTCACAAGACCCCGTTCCGTTGAGACTGCGTAGTTGGACCTTCTGGGAACATATTCTGGCACAGCCTGGGAGGGGTGCGGTGTCAGCTCCAACACTACACTAGTCAGGAAGTCAGATCAGACCTGGGAATACAGATCAGCAGGGGTGGTTATATTGCAGAAGTGCACTTTTGGACACCACTGGGCTTGGTAGATGTATGTGGTGgccagaggaggaggggttagacTGGGGGTATTTCTGAGTCATTGTTACAGTAACAGATGGGCGATGCCTAAGGATATTCAGTGGATTGGATCTGCGTCCTGCTGCGTTTTAAGGGTTTTCTGGAGAGGGATTGTGGAAAGTTGCAAGCGGGGTTGAACTCTTCAAAGGGCGTGCTTTTTAATGATTGTCCTCTTTCTTGTGCCTGCGTCTCTGGTACTTGTCTCATTCTCACTCTGATTACTGGCGTATAACAGGCGCATGTACCGGAGGTAGGCTCTTCTTTTGGTTGCAGTATGCAGCGGTAGCTGTGCTGTGTGGATTGGAGTTGACGATAGAGTGAGATAGAGGATGTGGCCGTCCCAGTGGCAACTGCAGTGCAGAGAGGACCACTGCAGCTAAAGAGGTTTGATGCAACTATCAACGCTGTTGTTATCCTCCTTTGGTGTTACTCTGCACTTATTCAGGTCTTTTAGAGGTAAAGGGGTATATATTATCTCTTTTACTTTATCGTATATGAAGTCTAGGATACCTATGGGTGACAattaaatgttttcaaatgtcaGGATTATTTGCTGAGTTTGTCATTTATTTTTGTTGAGAATTCCTCTGTCCTGGTTCAAGCCTATAAAGGTGGCTGGTTGGCTTGTGGATAATTAGCACTGTCTGTCCAGTGTAGTAATCCGGTGGAGTTTGACTGTTGCCAGCATTATACTTTGCTTTCTCAGGTTGTATAAATGTAAGAAATCTTATTGTCCAGTCAAACTTTCCTCTCCTCATTGGTAACTCTTCTCTCTTCCAGCCAAGGACCTCTGTCCTCAATACGAGCTGCCATCAAGCGAAGTGAGTTTCTCATTGTTGAGTTTTTCCATTATTTGGTATATTCTCATACTTTTATATTGTACCTAGCATGATTAAAGTCTGTCtatagcagaggaggctggtgggaggaactataggaggatgggctcattatAATGGCTAGAATGGAACGGAATCAAATGTGGTTTCCATACATTGATGTGTTTGACTCTGCTCCATATATTCCATTCCAATGAGCCCAtcatcctatagctcctcccaccagcctcatcTGGTATATAGCTATTGTACATGATTGAATCCCCCAAgtgttttttttatgtctctttCAATTCATTACATATCAGATTGAAAGAGATGAATTTCATGTAATTTTTTCCCACAGCGAGAACCAGCACCCAAAGTgaacagaccagagacagaaggTAAACAGAGGAGTTTCATAATACGCCATGGTCTGTCTGTAGCTCTCTGATTGAATACAGTTCTACTCTCATTATTCCAAAAATCAAACCCCAAATGCTTCAAGGTAAAGTGCGCTGTGGCAAAGAACTTGTGCTCTCCAGTGCAATACACATCTTTCATTTGAAACAAAATGATATTGATGTTGACTTACAGTCCTCGACTCAACTGGTGAATAACCATTAAAGAAAGTAATATGGTCTATAACATGGCATATTAACAAAAACACATATGGTGTTCAAAAAGCTATATAATGATTTATGACAATTGATGGCTACATAAGGCTTTCTGTCAACATAAGACAAGTGTCAACAGTCCGTTGCATGTCAGGTTTGGTTGAGGCAGTCTACTGGATTGTGCGTAATGGACTTGTTTGTCTTTCAGACGTCCAGAGATCACCATCCTGTCAGCCGAGCCGCTCGCTGCCAACGGCTGGTTCCCAGGGGCTTCTGGGGGATTTACGGCTCCCTCGCAGCCCATCTGGGGAGGGAGCATCCAATCAGATACCCAGGTACTGTTTATTTAACTAACATCAGCCTCTAATACTAGGGGAGACAGCAGGGTGTGTTCACAGTTTGGGTGTGTTCTGCATGGATTTGAACTTTTACCATTTTAACCTTGCCATGTTCCTGTGTCTTTCACAGTTTTCAGTGTAATGTTTCAGATGAACTACTTTCAAAGCAAATATAATTTGGCAGTGAAACAAGTACCGCAGGTTCTGCATGTTATAGTACTATAGGACGTCAATGTAGGACGGTAGCAAGCTTACATGTAGAATACAAGTTATAATAATCACACCGCTACACATTTGCTTggtcaacgtgtgtgtgtgtgtgaaccttcTCTCTCGTGTCTTAGCCACCGCCATCCTATGACCAGGTGATCAAGGAGAAGACCCAGGAGACCGTTGTCACGCCGACCGCCACCCCCCGGAGATCCACGACCATTGCCACGCAGACCGACCCTGTGGAGGACGACACCGCCGCTGGCCCAGAATGCACTGCAGCCTCACAGCCAATCGAGAAGAGACAGTCTACAGGTGAGGCTTGTGAGAATGAGAGTGATGGTTAcagatgggttagctgacaacgtcacaaAAACTCTATAGTTGGCAAATATCATATCCTTGTATTACCACGACTAAAACAATGCAACGTCACTTTTTAGTCAAAGTTTATTTGCTTTTTTTTATACATCTAAGTGGTGTGAGTATAATCTAAATGTATTGTTTATAATCTCTTGCTTCTCAGTGAAAATAAAGCCACCAAGGCCATACTTACCCAAGCCTTTGCAAAGTGACTCTACCACTGCAACAGCTGTATCTGATTCTGGTCTTATCCAAGTAGATGCCACAGCCACTAACACTAAGAACCAAACTGACCCCAAGTCAGCCGCAGCCCAACCCAGCCCAACAGATGCTAGCTGTGCAATCCCAAACacccggtctctctctccatctgtctccgtACAATGGGATGGGCCAATTAAACCTTCCGAACCCAGCACTATCACTACGTTCTTAGAACCTACAGTCCCAGTAGCCACTGAACGTCCCATCCCGCTTCCTCGTTCCAAATCCTGCAAACAGACAATCACAGAGGAGGTCAAAGTTCAGACTCTAGTCAGGCTCAGTGACAGTGGTTCCAGCTCTGTAGATGACACAGCAGTCGAGGCTCCTCCCTCGGGGAAGTACCTACAGGAACTATTAGATGTGTTTTGTCCCGAGGACCAATGTGACCAGAACACTAGTGACAATCAGACACCAACTGACGTGAGCGACCAAAGCGAGGAAGGTGACGAGGACGGTAACATGGCCGCCCTTCACAGCCAACGTAACATCCGGGCCCGGATCCAGGCCTTTGAGAGCCAGGAGGGCGATGGGGAACCAGAGTTCAAACAACCAGAGCCTCTACCCAGGAACACGCACCTCAAACCCCCTGTGGTTTCAGCCAAACCAGCCCCAGCCCTTGCCCCCAAGCCCTCAATCAAGAAGCCCAGTAATGGCAGTAACTACCAGGGGGCAATCTCCATTTTCTCCACTCCCTTTACTCCTTCCATCCCAACCCCAGCACCCAGACCCATGCTCCACAGAAAACCCAGTATAGTCCCAGAACCAAAAGAATCAGAACCAGAGGCTCGGTCGCGGCTCTCCAAAGCGGCCAGGGCCAAGAACCTCTTCCCCCAAGAGGAGGATGAACCCAGGTTGGTACCTCCTATCTCTCCAGAGAAGCCTCGCAAGGAGCCACTGGGCCTCAACCTCAACAACCACAACtcagcctccatcaccaccacagagGCAGTGAATGAATACATGGACAACCCCACGAGTAAGTACAGCAGCATGCATTTCACCACTGACTTAATTGGTTAACTTAGTAGTATAAGTGTTCTAAGTATAGTTAAAATACATAGAAGCTAATTTATAACCTCTTTATCGACACTACATTTCAAAAAACGTCACTAGCCTGcagttttttacatttatttaaatgtattttatttttgtttgtttttaaattttatttcacctttatttaaccaggtaggtcagttgagaacaagttctcatttacaactgcgacctggccaagataaagtgaagcagtgcgacaaaaacaacaccagagttacacataggataaacaaacgtacagtcaataacacaatagaaaaatctgtgtacagtgtgtgcaaagtagtaaggttagggaggtaaggcaataaataagccatagtggcaaaagaaccgtccagagtagtgaagctagtcgggcgggcgagtgtgggcagtgattggttgaaaagcatgcatttagttttactagcatttaagagcagttggaggccacagaaggagtgttgtatggcattgaagatcGTCTGGAgtttagttagcacagtgtccaaagaagggccagaagtatacagaatggtgtcgtctgcatagaggtggatcagagaatcaccagcagcaagagcgacatcattgatatatacagagaaaagagtctgcccgagaattgaaccctgtggcacccccatagagactgcctgaggtccggacaacaggccctctgatttgacacactgaactctatctgagaagtagttggtgaaccaggcgaggcaatcatttgagaaaccaaggctgtcgagtctgctgatgaggatgtggtgattgacagagtcgaaagccttggccaggtctatgaagacggcttcagtactgtcttttattgatggcagttatgatatcgtttaggaccttgagtgtggctgaggtgcacccatgaccagctcggaaaccagattgcatagcggagaaggtatggtgggattcgaaatggttggttaTCTGTTttttcacttggctttcgaagacgttagaaaggcagggcaggatggatattggtctatAACCGTTTGGGTCTGGAGTGTCTCCTCCTTCAAAGAGGGGGATGAcctcggcagctttccaatctttagggatctcagacgatacgaaagaggggttgaacaggctagtaataggggttgaaacaattgcggcggataattttagaaagagagggtccagattggcATTAAAGGTTTTAAACATTGCTTAGAATTTGTCATATAGTCCTAATGCAGGACCTATATGTTGACAAAAATTGAGGAGTCAACACTGGccgtctctatctctgtctctctccagactaTATCCCAGTGAACCCTGTGTGTAGTGATGTGGGCGGCGGCGGCTCCTTCAGCAGACAGACTGTAACCAGAAGACCCACCACCATTAGAGTGCCCAGTAAAGGAAACCGTGAGTCTAGTCCTCCTGCTCTACTCTCTGAGTAGTGAGTTATGTGGCTCCATATCCACATATGTATGACCTTATATAAAGGTCCTCTGATCTCCATCTGGGTCtaccaaaataaaacattttgacaTAACCAAATGATGGATTAGATGCTGTTGATTTCTTTTTGCTGGCGAGCCATTTTCTCAAACAAACTGTAGGTGTGGATGTTTGAATGTGCGTGTCTGTGCTTTGGTGTCTTAGTGAGTGTGTGCAGTCGACTCCTGATAAGTGAG is part of the Oncorhynchus clarkii lewisi isolate Uvic-CL-2024 chromosome 10, UVic_Ocla_1.0, whole genome shotgun sequence genome and encodes:
- the LOC139419011 gene encoding SH3 domain-containing protein 19-like isoform X2 gives rise to the protein MAEARREEEEEELRDIRNRNQATDRTERNKSEALHSSQGPLSSIRAAIKRTRTSTQSEQTRDRRRPEITILSAEPLAANGWFPGASGGFTAPSQPIWGGSIQSDTQPPPSYDQVIKEKTQETVVTPTATPRRSTTIATQTDPVEDDTAAGPECTAASQPIEKRQSTVKIKPPRPYLPKPLQSDSTTATAVSDSGLIQVDATATNTKNQTDPKSAAAQPSPTDASCAIPNTRSLSPSVSVQWDGPIKPSEPSTITTFLEPTVPVATERPIPLPRSKSCKQTITEEVKVQTLVRLSDSGSSSVDDTAVEAPPSGKYLQELLDVFCPEDQCDQNTSDNQTPTDVSDQSEEGDEDGNMAALHSQRNIRARIQAFESQEGDGEPEFKQPEPLPRNTHLKPPVVSAKPAPALAPKPSIKKPSNGSNYQGAISIFSTPFTPSIPTPAPRPMLHRKPSIVPEPKESEPEARSRLSKAARAKNLFPQEEDEPRLVPPISPEKPRKEPLGLNLNNHNSASITTTEAVNEYMDNPTNYIPVNPVCSDVGGGGSFSRQTVTRRPTTIRVPSKGNLFDGTLDNPPPLPAQKPVGSLPPPVTRKQSISTRFPFQESFDSEPIPGLPPRPGGAKVLPPRPPPAKVGPGRPPPPRINGPRQSLSTRRAPASSAAPSPKQPQAQKPKKKGPVLPPRPNPGHRLYNQYTLGLPHGIAEFDYSGRDTGELSFQGVSTVGSRRGSSGLQVQVLHDFTPEGPGELGLREGDVVTNVEQVDSEWYRGSCRGSSGFFPVSYVKVMSNAPTLTNTKKARPPPATVSGPRCVARFDFEGEQSDELTFSEGDVIQLKEYMEEEWARGQIGAHTGIFPINFVDIIEDLPPLPQPQRQQSFPTKMALPGMVSSTKTQEAAKPIQSGSSGVEWAVALYDFVGQAEEELSFQQGDRILVTQHVDAEWCYGRLNGREGFFPTAFIETSSGNSPVLDRQQSVTNGEGSRGKALFDFTAECEEELSLKAGDIITNVESIDDEWFLGELRGKRALVPKNYMQVLA